The nucleotide sequence aagaaaatatatttgttaaaaatatgtcAAGCAATGCATCACAGCAACCACAGatcatataatatgatttattcGGAGTTTAGACGACCGAGTTAGAAATAAGATATTTACCTGCCACGAGTCATAGGCAGTATTAAGAATGAATAGCGGGGTTCTGACACTGGCAATCAAGTTCTCAGGAAAGAAGCACTGAAACAAAGGAAAAGGATATTACTGAAAGGTCAACTCTGAACAATAATTAACAACGGAGCACTTAGTTTTCCTCAAATTCATTCAAATGAAACTACAATTTCTAAATATTTAGAACAAGAGATATCAATTATTACCGAAGTGGGATCAAGATGATTAGTACAAACGCGTGGAAGATTCTTCTGCGCTCCCTGCAATGagtgcaaaaaaatatttatcatcaATCATCATGCTTTATATAAGGTTATATAACCATGCCAAATGACCAAGTTTTAAGCCATATAAACtattgtttgtcaaaaaaaaacccATATAAACTATTTGGCATGTGGTAGATGCTCTattaatattaaacaaaatGTTTCAAATTCAAGTGTAAGAAAGATCCATGGCCAAAACAGAATGATCTCAAGAAAAAAGTGCAGTACCTGTAGGGTGACAACACCGTTGAAAAAATTCCTGAGGGTATGCCCACCAGCTACATCAACACTATATTCGGGGGGGAAAACAATTAGGAATTAATTTCAGGACAAAAAATGATGTGATAATAATGATGGAAATGGCATTTGTAGAATGAAATACTGAAGTTAGGAACTCACGCATTAAGAAATAACCCAGCATCACTGAGGCACTTCACTTTGGTAGTCCTTGGGAAATGACCTCGAAATTCATCGCAGTGTAAAATAGTAGCAAGACCACCAGCTGAGCATCCAGAAAGAAGAGCCTGAAGGAAACAAAGTTGTAAATAACACGAGAAGAAAGATTACTTAAGCAGCAATGTGCATGCGCGCATGTATGTGTACAACCTGCTTGGCAAAACGCATTCCTTTTGACATCAAATCCTCCACTGCAGCCAACCAAATGCGCTGTCCTCTGAATTGCAACTGCGCAGCCTATGTCAACCGATAATATTCAGAAATTAGTACTTTGAAATAACCCTACATTACATAGATCGACTAAAGTCATGTATGTGCATTAAGTGTCACTAGTGTTATTTTCTCTTCCTTATGCATTATTCATACAGTTTTTCACACTGAAATTGTGAGCACATATGCCTACTTTTCATTCATACAGACATAATGTATGATGTATCTACTATCAACAGCTAACACTAACAGAGGTGTAACCTatgaaaaaatgaataaaattggCTATCATTTCAGTTTTGAAGATTTACCTTATCTTCACTATCCCCGGTAAAAGAGGCACCATCACAGTAACGAATTTTCACTCTGTTCCAGTTAAAAAAATCTGCAATCATAAGGAACAATATGAGCCACACAGTTAAGCAAATCCTTTTGAGCATAATTGGAGTAGTCCAGAAACTCCAAATAGTTTCAGTTGAATGAAAACCTGGATTCTCTTGAGCATTATTGCTTAATATTCCAGTAAAAGGTATCGCTTTTTCCATGAATTTTGATGATCCACGCCGTGTTGTCTTGCGATAGACGCAAGTTCTACGGTTATTACACCAACCACCTCCCTGCCACAGAATTTCACTTAAATATCAAACCTGTGTTTGTATAGCACCACCGAGGAAGTAGCATTGGAAATAAACAATACTTCAAAACAGCAATACATGACATGTATTTAGATATTTTTCCTTCACAAAAAGTGTGTCCCAAACAACACTTTTAACAAGAAATACTTCTGATTTACCAATAGAAAAACTTGTCATCCTTTACAATATGAACatattgagagaaaaaaaaaatataagaagcATATATTAATTAGATCATGTGATACCTCTAAATTAACAAGCCAGCTGTTTGCACCGGATCCGTATCCGTGATCAAAATGATAAGCAGGCAATGTTCCATCCAAGCAGACtgccaaaaacaaattaatttagtATATTCATTTTCAGCCAAATCAAAAGCTACAGATTTTAAGACATTGAGttaatgaacaattttttggCATAAACAGCCAAACAAAGCTGAGTTGGttacatgcattttttttattcacataTATAACATGGCAAGTTAGGGGTAAATTTTGTGAATGCGTAATAACTTTCAGAAACAAAACTTCAAaggaattaaaaatataaaaaaaataacatttttaattgataataaatTACATACATTCtaaataacaaattaacaatagatcttataaaaacataaaatgaatgttacataaaaaacaacaactaatcaaTTATGTTTCTCAGCTCATATGAactaataatcaaataaaaaaaaaaaacttttatttatatcaaaGAAGGTTAGAAATGGATTATACCAGCTCCTTTAGCAGCAGCAGATTGAATAAGGGTTATTCCAACCATGTGAGGCTGAGCCACaagtgaagaaaaagaagaagcttCATGAGCTTCTAAGATAGAGAGTTCAGTTTCATTGATGTGATAATATGCATTTGCATCAACCCAGTTGGTGAAAACAAGTGCTATTACAATGCAAACCCAGAAAAGGTTCACCATGGTTATTGTTTCTTCTAAAtctttgtgttttgttttgtgaaagaaacaaaacacaaaGGTGCAAAATTTTTGGTTTATAGTAGGAAAGAAGGGTTATTTATTCTCCTCACCGATTAAGGGGTAATTAATTagtaaattaatattataaataatgaagggtaagaagaagaaggaagagaagaagagaagtgGGAGATTTAGAAAGGAACAAGACAATGTATGTGTTTGCCGGGCTTTTTAAGGTTTTTGTCTTTATTCCTACAGATAGATTAAGGTTTTTTTGGAAGCGCATGAGTTTGAATCGGGatcttatatatttatacattgccGTTATTAATTGAGTTAAGTTTATAGGAATCAATTatactaaattataaaattatcgAGGAGATTTGATCATGTCTCTTATCAACGATTGTTGTTGgagtttttttaaggattttgtttcatcaaaaaattaaactaaattttgGAGGATTTATCCTTTCATGAGGTTGTTAATtacttgactaaaaaaaaatagttcttacaaaatattttattttattttaatagagttcttatgaaattgtttatgcaaaatattaaaatgtaaataaatttgcaccaaaaaaaaaaaaaaatgtaaataaattcaCTTTAAGACTACATTCAATGCATATAATGACTATCTTTGAATGTCTAATATCTAtcgtattaaatattttacttagtTTTCGTCAAAAATAACGTtttgttcattaaaaaatattttaatcttataatGTTGAGGTGCAGTTTAAGATTTATATTAAATAGATAGATGTTTTCTTTAAGGGATATTAAATAGATGTTTGAatacctttttttcttttttttttgggataacATGTTTGAATGCTTTAATATACTATATCAAAAAGAAGGCTGTAATTGcaatttttcctttattatattttattgtgtcaaataatattttttaataataggaTTTgtctaaatataaaaaaaaaaaaaaaaaaatattaataataataataggatTTGTCTATGTTAACTaactattaaaaataaatgtagtCTTTGaatatcatatccaaaaatcaaattcaaaagaaaccatcaagttttttttttagtttctttcctTCAATGGAtcatgaaaatattattttatatatttaaattatgatccttgattattattttacacATCCATCATCTTTTAAACTACATCTACAAAAATCATCTTATTAACTAACAAAATTACACATAAGCTCCCCAACTTAATTCGGTTGATAGGGacattacataatatatatcactgaactatttgacaaaaaattacGCATAagcaagttttatttttaataagttaaatTAGTTCACTTAAATTAGCACGGATGAGAATCGAACCTAAAACTTAGAGAAGGAAGACAATGTCAGATCTCAAATCAATACCACTAAATCAACCTAAACGGAAGCGCTTAACACAAATTAGTTGCGAAACAGATTAATTTTCTATCCAATTCATAACTGCCGACAATAACAAGAAAGAAAACTCAACTTAAATTCAACTTATGCGTCAGCTTATGttaatttacttattttctttaatttgatgATGACCAAGATTGGAATCATGAAACTTTTCCTTCTTAGCTATACGTTATACTTATCATATCAAAGCTTGTTGTTATCAATGGGCACACAAGATAGGATTATAAGTGATTACAGATCACAAATACCACTGACTAACTAAGTGACATAAACATTTGGTGTAACGTCAAAACCTATTGTGACTATAGTGACCAATTCTCACCTCAAATCCACCCATAACTCATCACTTGCTTAATTAACCTGAGGTCTACGTTCCGTTCACGCAACATCTTTATTTTCATTCTTGCATGTGTGCCTCTAATTtatagattttatatatttcaatgaatacccttatatatatataacatacaTTCACACAAGTTTGCACATTTCTCACGCAACACATTCGTTAACCAAGTTATGTGCACATTTATGAGAGCTTTTGACCTGTGTTGATCAATATTGGACTTGTGTGTCCTCGTCTTGTCTTGATTATATTTTACgttaagtttatttttgttttttgctcACGTCAATTTGGAGCATATGATATGTTTATATAATGTTTTAAGATttgagaacaatatttttttcttatgggttctataaaaaaattcatagggcagaataattttttaacatagcTAATTTGCTTAAATAACTACCAAGTtactttgaaaacaaaaaatataactgTCTAAAAAAATGCACATGCATGATGCATCAcgtttataaaattatttattttgactaAGCTAAAATGAGATTATATTACCAAATAATCCGAGTCCTCCAAGCACAAGACGTATTTTGGGTCTTGATAACGAGTGCCccgggacactctttaagcattctaaaataaaaaattatactttaaaaagtcaaatattttgattttcaatgttTTGAATACGcgtatttttataaatattaaccATTTATAGTCCTTAAAAAATGCTCGTAGCACTCGTTAGCATTTCTCCTTATAAAATTatagtaattatttttacttaaaaagGTTAAGAAAAGGATCATTTCCGCAAATCAAcatattgattgattttaagaaATGCTCGAGGTGGATAAGATCTAATAATACAATACTTTaatgaaaaatgctaacaaatcctaagaatatttattaagaagtttaaagcaaaaatttattttataaattgtgTACGTATTCATGAAATTGAAacatcaaaaattaattttttttttctcaataaatttatcaattgttttctttttaagatttATTAATAGATGTCCTAAAGTATTTGTTACCATGAACCTAATTCAATTAGTCATGTGAGGGGTGCCATATATTAATACGACCTGATTGACTTTGccagaaaaaggaaataaaaatagagtTTATGAATCAAAAGACTTGTACACATTTCAGTGCAACCCCATTTGTAAATGAATCAACATGCAGGAACAGTGATTTTGCTAGATCTAGGTATTAAAGCCAAATGTGGATGTGTTATCTTAAGTAATCTCTCGTTCTTTGtcggtttttttaatttttttatgattttcaatTGTCGTTTTTAAAGCGATATTACTGTTTTGTCAAAATTATTCATACATGAATAGAGAGAGAAGTATAAAATAAGACAAAAATAGTTAAGTGtattataataaaatgtaaaatatttttttaaaagtaacaaaaattaCTAGTTTTATTGCTGTGTGTAAACAATCTTAAAATGACAACTAAAAATGAACGAAAGTAGTAATTCTCATATACTCAAATCAAATGGGTTATGTTTTTCTAcgttttttgtcaaaaaaataaaaatatgtctcTTTCTTCTCATCTAGTACTAGTAAGATgatcaattttatatataaaaatgtaagatgatcaattttataaaaatgaaagtttaactctaattaatattatttgtttcGCTCTTAACTCAACATATTCCTTtagattttctttcaaaacaataTTTCTTTTGGATTTATGATAATCATGAATATATCAACAGTtcttttaagaagttaaattattagTCCATTCAAATTGGCATTGCGAAGAATCTTGAATATAtcatttagcaaaaaaatattattatctttttatttttgtttatatatttcttttatttgggTGAAGCTGTCAAAAAGATCAATTATTGTGATATACAAAGGTGGGAGATCTAAAATATTTCTCAAGCACATGTGCAAGGGTGCAACTGCGTACACACCTAACTAGCCCTCATGATTTACTTGCCAGTTGCCACTTTAACTTATTGAACACAAGTGAGATCTTATCATAGTCACATATGTgagttaatattattatttatttattaatatataattagggccttttaaaaaaattaaaatatcattatgaTATAAACTTAcatgctttttattttattattatgtcTATCACAAATCACAATGTCCATCTTTTGTTGTCTCACtcctgagtttttttttcttttgttatatcTCTAACTTATAAAGGAAACATAAATTTACTttgtattaattaaatttgGTGTCAGTGTGTGCATATGTGCAAATATACTTTAATTGTGGAACTGCAACTTAATTAAAGGAAGAGGCAGAAGCAAATAGAAGGGACAACTTTAGGTCTGGCCTGCATTGAGCAAGATATCTTCATATACACCAAAGCCCTACCAAGTTATATATCACGATCCACAATATTATTCATTCCCAAAAGATTGAAGCctagattaaattaattaaatgatatattaagaGGGGTTTAATTCAGTTTGGTTTTTTGCCAAATGGCAAATGTTTGTGTACGTATCCGTGTAGATGCGTCGTTGATAATGCTTATCTGAATTCTCCACTCTATTAATTTGAGCATATAGTGTACTCCATATACTATATACTATAGTAATAGGCACGACTTTTTGGCTTATAATATAAAAGTTCATGTAATTTTATAGTGATTTAAAGGAAgtcaagaaaatttaaaaaatgtgataaatCTGAATCCATATACTATTAGtttgaatgatatatatatataattgataagGAGCTAGAAGAAGAGATGGGAATAACCATTCAGATCTTGAAATCTAAATCATGcaatattttattcaattcatctgtttttcttcttacttttcttgtatctttttatttatctaaGAAGCTTGCATGTTTCTACACATGGCATGTCTCTACACTGACTAGTGACTACTAAactgtttttttgttttctcccTGCCATTCCCCTTAATTCATATTGTATTAGGGAAAGAGGATGGGTATATTATGCAGCCATGCAGACATTGGAggataaagggaaaaaaattaattagaacTTTAGAAGGAATTAGCCTCACCAATTAATTAACATGGCAATGgctttgtattaaaaaaatagcatgGTGTAATTTTATTGATGATCATGGAAATAGATTGTTTTGATGAGGCTATTCAATTGCATTCAGAcatttgacaatattttatgGGTTTAAGTACTTAACCATAAATTAAGTGAGTGAGACTATCTGAATCGTGCATGGTGCACACATCTATTTCTTTTTCGTGTAGTTTTGTGAGAAAAATTTGGCACAAAGTTTACGAGTGGATGCTCAATCAGTCAATCTAACGTTCAAGGGGTGTGAAAAGTGTTATTGATGAGCTTCATGGGTTAAATGTATTTGGTAGTTATATGGGCTCTTTCCTTAGCTCTTGGCTGAGTTTGGCCCATTATTTTAGTTacatttctaaataaaaaatatatatatattacccCATACCcctatttttattgaaaattgtttttcccaTTTTAAAACACATGGAAATCAAATTACCAAAAAACCCAATGGAAGTTAATTACAACTCGCTTCAAAAGAGAAAAGTGAGTTATAGTTAACTATTGTTGGGGattttttggtcatttccatGTGTTGTTAAACAACTTCTTATGTGAGAAAAGCAatgttcatttttatttgtctGCACCTACAAACCATAAGAAATGCTAATTTTACCCGTTTCGATTTTACCTGAGTTAACACGATTTGACATCTAAAAACGTAAATTCGTCCAAATTtacgagttaacactcgatttgtaTAACATTGCTTAGCACAACCACAAAATTGAGGGGGTCCTAATCCAAATCATGCTTGTTGCTTTGTGTATACAGAAGTGGGAACAGCCGCTACCAAAGCCAACAACTGTTCCCTTTACCTTAGATGATTCACCATCTATGTCTCCAACACCAAATCAACCCTCCACCAAAGCCAAAATGGCTAGCGAGAGAGAGTGTTATTGGCTTTTTGAAAAAACAGATTGTGTATGGGAAGCGATCCTCTTCGGTGACTTTTTTCTCAAGCAGAAACAAAGTTGCACACAAAACACATGACTGGAGACGGATATGACTGTAATATTCGAGACTATTTTAATTAACATGGTCCACAATCAaacactattttaaaattttgatacattgaaacATTACTATAGTTATTCATTACACATTTAAACGAAGAATGTTGCTtaggtgatattttttttgaatgaaatgttGCTTTGGTGATtatgaatatataaattttgtggTCCAAAATAAGTCTGTAAATATTATTGCAAGATACCGTACGCTTGTCTTGTGAGGAAAACAATGGTACAATTTTGAAATTGGATGCTCCTGTAAAGTGAAGAGATTCACACTCAAAATCAAAACCCCACTACCTAATTCCAACTTCGACTGTGTAATAAAGCAAGCACAAGGATAGTTACTGACGTgatgacttttttttgttgactttAAGTATGTAGTGTTGCAAATCTAGGAAGAAAAATAGAGGCACAACGAGGCCCATTTTCGGTTTAAGACGTTTTTTATAAGTCttcttttattgggtgaaaatatgtttaaaatCATAATTAGTTATATTTAGTAAATGTTTTATAAAGTTACCATTTTGTTTCACGAAGACTGTTAACTAGTGCTCTATACTATGAATGTCTTAGAATTTATATagtcaaaatcttaaaagtgtaacaaatgatatttttaatgtaaacgtttctttttattttgtttcaatggCTAGTTTCTCGAGACACtaattatacaaatatataaatatgtataaaatatattagGAGGAAATAATATCCGTAAACATTATTTTTAGGGGATATCTAAATTGCTAACATGGTTTTTCGATGTTGTCGGGTTTCAAATCGAATTTCTCAAAGGTTATGAGAGATACTCTCAACCAAATGAGCTCTAGAGACAGTCATTAACATGGTCTAATATACAAAGTCCGAATAGGTCAACTTATTTTAATAACATATGgacatgataaaaaataaaaagatggtgTAAACTTATCTTATTAACGTATATTATGATATGATGTTTTgtcacaaaaagaaaatatattatgataaaggttaaaagaagaaaatgaaagaagagaAAACCTTTGACTCTGTACACAGAGACATAGAGACCGTGCCAGAATCAACAATAGTACCAATCAATTATACAAGCACGCATGTAACATAAAATAGAAATATCAACCACTTCCTATTTCCACATCCAATGTTTTACCATACACAACCTACTACTATGTTTTCCTTAACATCAAATCAATGTCTTCTTCAACATCATCTATGCCTCTCTTTCTCTTTGCCATCATCTGTTTCATCAGAAGAAGAGGGTCCCTCAGTATTGGCTTCACTAGTTTGGCTACTTTCTTTTGCCTTAGCTTTATCATCATGTTTTCTTCCACCAACCATTAAGAGATGTGTTTCACCTAATTCCTTTGAATTGTTACTATCTTCTTCTGATTTGTACTTGTACCAAGAGGCCCAATAGAGGAAGTTAAAGAAATTAAGACAGCTTAATATAGCTAAGAACCAATAAAACAAGttcaaattgttttgatttaaatCAAAACCTTGTAACCAACCTTGTTTACTTGGTGTGATCCTTTTAGTAACAGTGTTAATAACATTAACAAAAACAGTACTTAAGAAGTAACCAAGTGACATGGACAAAAATGTGAATGAAGTTGAAAGTGATTTCATGGTTGAAGGTGCTTCTCTGTAGAAGAATTCTAATAGTCCAACAAGTGTGAACATGTCTGCAATACCAAATATAGCATATTGAAAAGATAACCAAAATAGGCTTATTGGTTTTGAAGGGTCTTTTCTTCCTTGATCTCTTCTTTTAACTTCTATAAAACCAGCTATTGTCATTGAAATGGCAGAGAGTACTAGTCCAACACCAACTCTTTGAAGCTGTGTAACACCTGAAGGGTGGTGAGTGATTTTTCTAATGAATGGTACAAAGAAAAGTTCATAAATTGGAATCAATGTGCATAAGAAAATTAGTGGGATAACAGGAATGGATGATGCAGGTACTGTGAAGGAACCAAGTTTAAGGTTCATTGAATTTCCTTGTTGAACTGAGAATGTTTGAAGCTGTGCTAAACATGTGTTCATTACAATTGTACTTGCCAATATAGGTAACATTCTTGTTAGGATTTTTACTTCTTCAACTTGTGTCACTGTGCAAACCTTCCATGGTTGTTGAGATTCAGAATTTTCTTGAAGAATTGCTGCTTTATCTAGAAACCTGATTCAATCCAACAAACCATAACATTTGAGTATACTTGCATGCATTTATTTGTGTAAAGGGAAATAAATGGGAATAAATGTTTTCTCAACCACAAACAATATCTAAGTCATCAATTATTGTGCATGTGAAGTTTGTCCTTCAATTTCACCTTGGCAAACTTCACCctctcaaaataaacaaatagcGCTTGGTGTATGTTTTGAATCACGATGAGTTTGACAAAATCGTAGCAGCACCTTGATTTCGTTAATATCAAATCGAAAGTGTAGACATTTGCGAAATCAGGGTGGCTCACTGCGATTCTATCATACTTTCTATGgttccaaaataaataattggtACTTGATTTTCACTTTCTATGTTATCTacaaagaaaaagggaaaaaaaagtgtgaaaaactTTTTCAGTGAGTTTGTGTCAGTAGATTTATTATTATCACTTTTTCTTATGTTTTGGTGTTAACTAAAAAGCAAAAGAGAGGACATATTTTCCATGATCATTCTCTGTAAGTCTGCTACACCGAACGTGTAGAAGTGAGTGATAGTAGGCCCAAATTCTTGGCATTACTTAATTAGTCgtacttgaagaaaaagaatctTAACAATGTGCTGGACACAATGTAATTCATAATTGTCATCATGCATATCAACATTATTAGCCTAACTTAGTCCAACACATTATCACAAAATGTTAATTAAGCATTATGAATATGTAGAAGAAATGAAATAACCTCATTTGGTTAGTGTGTACAATCTTCTCTATAGTAGCATCTTTATACACTTCATAAAGTTGTTCATTAGATTCTGGCAGTTGTAGCTTTCTATTCTTAAAAGCCACAACAATAACCTGCATCAAACATTAATGGTTTAATAATTAATCAATGAACTAgttaaaatgattaaagaataattaattaCTGACCTGAATAATCCTCAAAATAGGACTTTCACCAGGAGTTTTGATACGGTAAAAAGGTTTACCAATAGCAAGTGTTACAAAACCAATTGAAGAAGCTACTGTTATGATGAAAAATCCCCAATGCCAAGCTTTTTGTGTACTAACCCAAACAATACCAGTAACACCAATAACTGAACCTAAAGTTGAACTAAGTAAAAGCCAATTGAAAAAAGTTGCAAGT is from Medicago truncatula cultivar Jemalong A17 chromosome 1, MtrunA17r5.0-ANR, whole genome shotgun sequence and encodes:
- the LOC11415681 gene encoding pectin acetylesterase 12 is translated as MVNLFWVCIVIALVFTNWVDANAYYHINETELSILEAHEASSFSSLVAQPHMVGITLIQSAAAKGAVCLDGTLPAYHFDHGYGSGANSWLVNLEGGGWCNNRRTCVYRKTTRRGSSKFMEKAIPFTGILSNNAQENPDFFNWNRVKIRYCDGASFTGDSEDKAAQLQFRGQRIWLAAVEDLMSKGMRFAKQALLSGCSAGGLATILHCDEFRGHFPRTTKVKCLSDAGLFLNAVDVAGGHTLRNFFNGVVTLQGAQKNLPRVCTNHLDPTSCFFPENLIASVRTPLFILNTAYDSWQIQSSLAPSSADPHGNWRECRLNHNKCSGSQIQFLQGFRNHMVNVVRGFSRSSQNGLFINSCFAHCQSERQDTWFADNSPVIGNKAIALAVGDWYFDRAAVKDIDCPYPCDNTCHHLVFR
- the LOC11415682 gene encoding protein NRT1/ PTR FAMILY 4.5, with amino-acid sequence MGDKEVKEELKPIIQWKKQKGGFRASMFIFVLSALDNMGFVTNMVSLVLYFIGVMHFDLSSSANTLTNFMGSTFLLSLVGAFISDTYLNRFTTCLVFGSLEVMALVMITVQAALDNLHPKACGKSSCVEGGIAVMFYTSLCLYALGMGGVRGSLTAFGANQFDEKDPNEAKALATFFNWLLLSSTLGSVIGVTGIVWVSTQKAWHWGFFIITVASSIGFVTLAIGKPFYRIKTPGESPILRIIQVIVVAFKNRKLQLPESNEQLYEVYKDATIEKIVHTNQMRFLDKAAILQENSESQQPWKVCTVTQVEEVKILTRMLPILASTIVMNTCLAQLQTFSVQQGNSMNLKLGSFTVPASSIPVIPLIFLCTLIPIYELFFVPFIRKITHHPSGVTQLQRVGVGLVLSAISMTIAGFIEVKRRDQGRKDPSKPISLFWLSFQYAIFGIADMFTLVGLLEFFYREAPSTMKSLSTSFTFLSMSLGYFLSTVFVNVINTVTKRITPSKQGWLQGFDLNQNNLNLFYWFLAILSCLNFFNFLYWASWYKYKSEEDSNNSKELGETHLLMVGGRKHDDKAKAKESSQTSEANTEGPSSSDETDDGKEKERHR